The genomic interval CGACACTCAGCGGACCGACAAGGAGTTGTCGCGGTGACCCTGCTGGCCCGAGCCGTCGCCCCTCCAGGCGAACTCCTTGACGAGGGGACGATCACCCGCATCCTGGAACCGCTGCGGGGCCGCTTCACGGGCCAGAAGGTGCTCGTCCTGATTCCCGACCACACCCGCACCCTGCCGCTGCCACAACTGTTCCGCCTGCTCGCGGACGTGCTCTCGGACGCCTCGCAGCTCGACTTCATGGTCGCGCTGGGCACCCATCCGCCGATGACCGACGAGCACATCCGCCAGATTCTCGGTCTGACCGAGGAGGAGCGGCAGCGCAAGTACGGCCACATCCGCCTGTTGAATCACGAGTGGGCCGACCCCGAGACGCTCGTCAGCATCGGCACCGTGACGCAGGAGAAGGTGAGGGAGATCGCGGGTGACCGCTGGCACCCCACCCTCGGCGGCGACGTGGACATCCTGATCAACCGGGCGGCGGTGGAGGCCGATCAAATCGTGATCTTGGGGCCGACCTTCCCGCATGAGGTGGTGGGCTTCTCGGGCGGGGCGAAGTATCTCTTCCCAGGGATCAGCGGTGCGGACATGATCAACGTCACTCACTGGCTCGGCGCCCTGGCGGGGGTGCGCGGCACCATCGGCATCAAGGACACGCCCGTGCGCGCCCTGATCCACGAGGCGGCCACCCACCTGAGAACGCCCCTCACCCTGATCGCCCTGGTGGTGCAGGGCCAGGGGCTGGGGGGCATGTTCGTCGGCGACCACCTGGAGGCTTGGTCGGCGGCGGCGGACCTGTCGAGCGAGCGGCACATCGTCTGGGTGGAGAAGCCCTACCGCTTCATCCTGTCCGCCGCGCCCCCCATGTACGACGAACTGTGGACGGCGGGCAAGGCGATGTACAAGCTCGACCCCGCCCTGGCCGACGGCGGCGAGCTGGTGATCTACGCGCCGCACCTGGAAGAGGTGAGCGTTGTCCACGGGCGCTACATCTCCGAGATCGGCTACCACACGGTGCCGTACTTCCTGAACCAGTGGGAGAGGTTCGACCACGTGCCGCTCGGCGTGATTGCCCATAGCACCCACGTGCGCGGCGACGGCGAGTGGGTGGACGGCCACGAGGTGCCGCGCGTGAAAGTGACCCTCGCCAGCCGCGTCAGCCCCGAGGACTGCGCCCGGCTGAATCTGGGTTACCTCGACCCCGATTCCATCAACCTCGACGACTACGCAAACCGC from Deinococcus aestuarii carries:
- a CDS encoding lactate racemase domain-containing protein translates to MTLLARAVAPPGELLDEGTITRILEPLRGRFTGQKVLVLIPDHTRTLPLPQLFRLLADVLSDASQLDFMVALGTHPPMTDEHIRQILGLTEEERQRKYGHIRLLNHEWADPETLVSIGTVTQEKVREIAGDRWHPTLGGDVDILINRAAVEADQIVILGPTFPHEVVGFSGGAKYLFPGISGADMINVTHWLGALAGVRGTIGIKDTPVRALIHEAATHLRTPLTLIALVVQGQGLGGMFVGDHLEAWSAAADLSSERHIVWVEKPYRFILSAAPPMYDELWTAGKAMYKLDPALADGGELVIYAPHLEEVSVVHGRYISEIGYHTVPYFLNQWERFDHVPLGVIAHSTHVRGDGEWVDGHEVPRVKVTLASRVSPEDCARLNLGYLDPDSINLDDYANREDEGVLLVRKAGETLYRYRGEQ